The DNA sequence TAAAATCAAACATAATACCTACCCTATTTTCACTAAAAATAATTTTAGCAAATAATTATTAATAAAAATTTTCTAATTTTTTAAGGAACTCATCCTTTGACATTCTATTATCTTTAAATTTATCGACTAAAGCCACAACTGATTCTTGTTTAGACAATATTTTTAAATTATTTTCATAGTCTATTAATATTTTTGTTGTTTTAATAATAGAATCGCTTACTGCATTTTTCGAAATGCCACAAGCATCCGCAATTTCTTGCAGTGTAACGTCATAAAAGTAATATTGTTCAAAATACAAGCGTTGCTTATCCGTTAGAAGTGAATTATATACATCATATATGTTAGTTATATAAACACTTTTTGGTTGCAATAAATTTTTACTCATTTGTCGAACCAAGTCCTGATATTAAATTATAAATATATTCTTTTGCGTTAAATTCAATCAAATCATCAATTGCTTCCCCAACACCTAAATATTTAATCGGTATTTGAAAAGACTGAGCAATTGATAAAACGATTCCTCCCTTTGACGAACCATCCATTTTTGTCAAAATTATCCCGGTTAAACCACACGCTTCATTAAAAACTAAAGCTTGTGAAATTCCATTTTGCCCAGTTGTAGCATCTAATATCAAGAGAGATTCCATTGGTTGATTCGGAAATTTACGTTGAATTATTTTATGAATTTTTTGGATTTCAGCCATTAAATTTTGTTTATTTTCTAATCTCCCAGCAGTATCGCAAATTAAAACTTCTCACTTTTCAAGTTGAGCTTTATCAATCCCGTCAAAAATAACACTAGCTGGATCTTGTTTTGGACTTTTCGGACCCACAAAATTCACACCTAAACGTTCTGATCAAATTTTTAGTTGTTCAACTGCCCCAGCTCGAAATGTGTCAGCTGCAACGATACCGATTTTAGAATATTTTGATTTTAAATTATGTGCGAGTTTAGCGATGGTTGTTGTTTTACCTACGCCATTGACTCCAACAACTAAAATAATGTTAAATTCATTATTTAAACTTAATGATACTTTGTCATTTAC is a window from the Mycoplasma sp. (ex Biomphalaria glabrata) genome containing:
- the ylxM gene encoding YlxM family DNA-binding protein, encoding MSKNLLQPKSVYITNIYDVYNSLLTDKQRLYFEQYYFYDVTLQEIADACGISKNAVSDSIIKTTKILIDYENNLKILSKQESVVALVDKFKDNRMSKDEFLKKLENFY
- the ftsY gene encoding signal recognition particle-docking protein FtsY, coding for MLLKKLFNKFKPKNENHEREEKVYKALTKSRFSFSQKINSLFINFKEVDEKFLDELEEILITSDVNVNIVDQVTEKIRYEIRRKKITDIEEIKGIIVEELFNSFSEVNDKVSLSLNNEFNIILVVGVNGVGKTTTIAKLAHNLKSKYSKIGIVAADTFRAGAVEQLKIWSERLGVNFVGPKSPKQDPASVIFDGIDKAQLEKWEVLICDTAGRLENKQNLMAEIQKIHKIIQRKFPNQPMESLLILDATTGQNGISQALVFNEACGLTGIILTKMDGSSKGGIVLSIAQSFQIPIKYLGVGEAIDDLIEFNAKEYIYNLISGLGSTNE